Proteins encoded within one genomic window of Gloeobacter kilaueensis JS1:
- a CDS encoding ABC transporter ATP-binding protein, protein MALLVVENLTKRFGGLLAVNSVSFGVETAEILSVIGPNGAGKTTLFNMLTGIYAPTTGSASLAGRPLVGAKPHQIVAAGLARTFQNIRLFGSMSALENVMVGRHSRTKGGFWTALLPGKAGVAEEKQIAQRASEELDFVGLGHCAAQTASCLCYGDQRRLEVARALATDPQLVLLDEPAAGMNPQETRSLIALIRRIQKRGITVVLIEHDMNLVMNLSDRVVVMNFGQKIADGAPAQVRSDPQVIAAYLGSGAA, encoded by the coding sequence GTGGCCCTGCTCGTTGTCGAAAATCTCACCAAGCGCTTTGGCGGCCTGCTCGCGGTCAACAGTGTCTCCTTCGGCGTTGAAACCGCTGAGATCTTGAGTGTGATTGGCCCCAACGGCGCGGGCAAGACGACGCTCTTTAACATGCTCACCGGCATCTACGCGCCCACTACCGGCAGCGCCAGCCTCGCAGGCAGGCCGCTCGTGGGTGCAAAGCCGCACCAGATCGTCGCGGCGGGTCTGGCGCGCACTTTTCAAAATATTCGCCTCTTTGGCAGTATGAGTGCGCTCGAAAACGTGATGGTGGGCCGCCACAGCCGTACGAAGGGCGGCTTCTGGACAGCGTTGCTGCCCGGCAAGGCAGGGGTGGCCGAAGAAAAACAAATCGCTCAGCGCGCGAGCGAAGAACTCGATTTTGTCGGCCTGGGCCACTGTGCCGCCCAGACCGCCTCCTGCCTCTGCTACGGCGACCAGCGCCGCCTGGAGGTGGCCCGCGCCCTCGCCACCGATCCGCAGCTGGTGTTGCTCGACGAACCGGCTGCCGGTATGAATCCCCAGGAGACGCGCTCGCTCATCGCCCTTATCCGCCGCATCCAGAAGCGCGGCATCACCGTCGTCCTCATCGAGCACGACATGAACCTGGTGATGAACCTCTCCGATCGGGTCGTGGTGATGAACTTTGGCCAGAAGATCGCCGATGGCGCACCAGCTCAGGTGCGCTCCGACCCCCAGGTAATCGCCGCCTACCTGGGCAGCGGGGCGGCATGA
- the gshA gene encoding glutamate--cysteine ligase → MELLTKGFEVEMYTGTPEGDVVGLSHQITRDLPSFMREPDQRNVEYATEPLKDYDALLCALLHPRCRLRRYLNDLGGYTLLPGSTLALEHDTSRFLRSDPNNPYHARIEQLYGTRVVTSSIHINFGIDEPEEIIKACRLLRLEAPVVLALSASSPFFNGEPTGAHSTRWLRFPHTPEYVPLFLSHGHYIDWVEEQLRLGTMFNVRHLWSSVRPNGADRPYAINRAELRIADLIASPVVLLGITALVETRLLALLAGEIPDPLTSQFTPQELVEITILNEKAAAKDSLAARLIDWQTGRESSVYEWTERWLVRAMTVAAERGFERYLPAVEAVLAGGNEAMRWLEQYHVGCSIRRILEQEALALEQMEAELRARLCTGSALPC, encoded by the coding sequence ATGGAGCTGTTGACCAAGGGTTTTGAAGTCGAAATGTACACTGGCACGCCCGAGGGCGATGTCGTGGGCCTCTCGCACCAGATCACCCGCGATCTGCCGAGCTTTATGCGCGAACCGGACCAGCGCAACGTCGAGTACGCCACCGAACCGCTCAAAGATTACGACGCGCTTTTGTGCGCGCTCTTGCATCCGCGCTGTCGATTGCGCCGCTACTTGAACGACCTGGGGGGCTACACGCTCCTGCCGGGCAGCACCCTCGCCCTCGAACACGACACCAGCCGCTTTTTACGTTCCGACCCCAATAATCCTTATCACGCCCGCATCGAGCAACTCTACGGCACGCGGGTCGTTACATCGAGTATTCACATCAACTTTGGTATCGACGAACCCGAGGAGATTATCAAAGCCTGCCGCCTGCTCCGGCTCGAAGCGCCGGTGGTGCTGGCCCTGAGCGCCTCCTCGCCCTTTTTTAACGGCGAGCCCACCGGTGCCCACTCGACGCGCTGGCTGCGCTTTCCCCACACGCCGGAGTACGTGCCGCTTTTTTTGAGCCACGGCCACTACATCGATTGGGTCGAAGAACAATTGCGGCTGGGGACGATGTTCAACGTGCGCCATCTGTGGAGTTCGGTGCGTCCCAACGGCGCGGATCGCCCTTACGCGATCAACCGCGCCGAGTTGCGCATCGCCGATCTCATCGCCTCGCCGGTGGTACTTCTGGGGATTACAGCGCTTGTCGAGACCCGGCTTCTGGCCCTGCTGGCCGGTGAGATTCCTGACCCGCTCACCAGCCAGTTCACCCCCCAGGAACTGGTCGAGATCACAATCCTCAACGAGAAGGCAGCGGCAAAAGACAGCCTCGCCGCCCGGCTCATCGACTGGCAGACGGGCCGCGAATCGAGCGTGTACGAGTGGACCGAGCGCTGGCTGGTGCGCGCTATGACCGTGGCTGCTGAGCGGGGCTTTGAGCGCTATCTGCCGGCGGTCGAGGCGGTACTTGCCGGCGGCAACGAGGCGATGCGCTGGCTGGAGCAGTACCATGTCGGCTGTAGCATCCGAAGGATCTTAGAGCAGGAAGCCCTCGCCCTTGAGCAGATGGAGGCCGAACTGCGCGCCAGACTGTGTACAGGTTCGGCCCTGCCCTGCTAG
- a CDS encoding histidine kinase dimerization/phospho-acceptor domain-containing protein: MLKTAVKSASTRDLRHDIGEPLLAIRLYAQVLRSGDALDPRLSETLLEAIEEQAVTLQRRLEEVLGDALSNPYR, encoded by the coding sequence ATGCTAAAGACCGCCGTCAAATCCGCCTCGACGCGGGATCTGCGCCACGACATCGGCGAACCTCTGCTGGCGATTCGGCTCTATGCCCAGGTTCTGCGCTCCGGCGACGCGCTCGATCCGCGCCTGTCCGAGACGTTGCTTGAGGCGATCGAAGAGCAGGCGGTTACGCTTCAGCGACGCCTAGAGGAGGTACTAGGCGATGCCCTGTCAAATCCTTATCGTTGA
- the hrcA gene encoding heat-inducible transcriptional repressor HrcA has translation MNSHSFYSLHSKLTLSDRYKQILHATVKCYIDTAEPVGSKMITQQYNFGLSSATIRNAMSVLESWGLLFQPHTSAGRIPSDSGYRVYVDELIAPPTELVQRMRSALAENLAERRDLESLLQGATRLLATLSGCVALITAPQSALVCVRHLQIVHIGEGRALVIVVTDALQTRSFLLDLPQPEMAEQLEALNNYLNIQLQNRMVGELDPAVVGAMGGEYHWYAEFLRGLIALLQRVLQPPTGQLFVSGVGEILKQPEFAEPERIQAIVQLLEVERERIGSLITPEQHQGRQIVVRIGADNPLEPMQFCSLVSSTYYRNETPVGSVGVLGPTRLPYDRAIASVQATSDHLSQVMQSEE, from the coding sequence GTGAACAGCCACTCCTTTTATTCGTTGCACTCGAAACTTACACTGAGCGATCGCTATAAGCAGATTTTGCACGCGACGGTCAAGTGCTACATCGACACCGCCGAGCCGGTGGGCTCGAAGATGATCACCCAACAATACAATTTTGGACTGAGTTCGGCGACGATCCGCAACGCAATGTCGGTACTCGAGAGCTGGGGTCTTCTCTTCCAGCCCCATACCAGTGCCGGACGCATTCCGTCTGACTCTGGCTACCGGGTGTACGTAGACGAGCTGATCGCACCGCCGACCGAACTGGTGCAGCGGATGCGCTCGGCGCTGGCTGAAAATCTTGCCGAGCGGCGCGACCTTGAGAGTCTGTTGCAGGGGGCGACGCGATTGCTTGCCACCTTGAGCGGCTGTGTGGCCCTCATTACCGCTCCCCAGAGCGCGCTCGTCTGTGTGCGGCACCTGCAGATCGTTCATATCGGCGAAGGGCGGGCACTGGTGATCGTCGTCACCGACGCCCTCCAGACGCGCTCGTTTTTGCTCGATCTGCCCCAGCCGGAGATGGCTGAGCAGCTCGAAGCGCTCAACAATTACCTGAATATCCAGCTACAGAACCGGATGGTGGGCGAGCTGGACCCGGCGGTGGTCGGGGCGATGGGCGGCGAATACCACTGGTACGCCGAATTTTTGCGCGGCCTCATCGCGCTTTTACAGCGGGTCCTGCAGCCGCCGACCGGGCAGCTATTTGTAAGCGGCGTCGGCGAAATTCTCAAGCAGCCGGAGTTTGCCGAGCCGGAGCGCATCCAGGCAATCGTGCAGCTCCTTGAAGTCGAGCGCGAGCGCATCGGGTCGCTGATTACCCCAGAGCAGCACCAGGGCCGCCAGATCGTCGTGCGCATCGGGGCGGACAACCCGCTGGAGCCGATGCAGTTCTGCTCGCTGGTGAGCAGCACCTACTACCGCAACGAGACGCCGGTCGGTTCGGTGGGCGTGCTCGGTCCGACCCGACTGCCCTACGACCGGGCGATCGCCTCGGTACAGGCCACGAGCGACCACCTCTCACAGGTGATGCAAAGCGAAGAGTGA
- a CDS encoding NAD(P)/FAD-dependent oxidoreductase, whose product MADRHVVVIGAGPAGLSAAFELDRLGIASTILERSGHIGGISRTVNYKGFRFDIGGHRFFSKSEEIEQFWSAVLKDRLLERGRLSRIFYRNRYFDYPIRPLNALVNLGPTTAALCVASYLKARVLPPKGMRSFEDWTVRAFGRRLYEIFFKTYTEKVWGMPCSEISADWAAQRIKGLSMASLLRSMFWPQPKGRGAVIKTLIDRFRYPGRGPGEMWEAVAAALKDAGHPLVFDAPVTRLERSDTRLLRVWTADGRSFAGTDFLSTMPLRELVLALDPPAPTAVQRAAGALGYRDFLTVALVIDQAEVFPDNWIYIHDPSVKMGRIQNFKNWSPEMVPDGRYTCLGLEYFCFEGDGLWSASDADLIALGRRELAQLGLVDPQQVVDGTVVRQDKAYPVYDDHYRENVEVIRAFIERELPNLQLIGRNGMHRYNNQDHAMMTGLLAARNIATEGRYNLWAVNADAQYQEEVREGEVTGRLVPERLGS is encoded by the coding sequence GCCGCACCGTGAACTACAAGGGTTTTCGCTTCGACATCGGTGGGCACCGCTTTTTTTCAAAGTCTGAAGAGATCGAGCAGTTCTGGAGTGCGGTGCTCAAGGACCGCCTGCTCGAACGCGGTCGGCTCTCGCGCATCTTTTATCGCAACCGCTACTTCGACTACCCGATTCGGCCTCTCAACGCCCTGGTCAACCTCGGCCCCACCACCGCCGCCCTCTGCGTCGCCAGCTACCTTAAAGCCCGCGTATTGCCGCCCAAAGGAATGCGCTCCTTCGAGGACTGGACCGTGCGCGCCTTCGGGCGCAGGCTGTACGAGATCTTTTTTAAGACCTATACCGAAAAAGTCTGGGGGATGCCCTGCTCGGAAATTTCCGCTGACTGGGCGGCCCAGCGGATCAAGGGCTTGTCGATGGCCTCGCTCCTCCGTTCGATGTTCTGGCCCCAACCGAAAGGACGAGGGGCGGTGATCAAGACGCTCATCGACCGCTTCCGCTATCCGGGCCGGGGGCCGGGCGAGATGTGGGAGGCGGTGGCGGCAGCGCTCAAGGACGCCGGGCACCCGCTTGTCTTCGACGCGCCCGTCACTCGCCTGGAGCGCTCTGATACGCGGCTGTTGCGCGTCTGGACCGCCGATGGGCGCTCCTTTGCCGGGACGGACTTTCTTTCGACGATGCCCCTGCGGGAACTTGTTCTTGCCCTCGACCCACCGGCTCCGACAGCAGTGCAGCGAGCGGCTGGGGCGCTCGGTTACCGCGACTTTCTCACCGTGGCGCTCGTCATCGATCAGGCCGAAGTCTTCCCGGACAACTGGATCTACATCCACGATCCGAGTGTCAAGATGGGACGGATCCAGAATTTTAAGAACTGGAGTCCGGAGATGGTCCCCGATGGGCGCTATACCTGCCTGGGGCTGGAGTACTTTTGTTTTGAAGGGGATGGACTCTGGAGCGCCTCCGACGCCGATCTGATTGCCCTGGGCCGCCGCGAACTGGCCCAGTTGGGGCTGGTGGACCCCCAGCAGGTCGTCGATGGCACCGTCGTCCGCCAGGACAAAGCCTATCCGGTCTACGACGATCATTACCGCGAAAACGTCGAGGTGATCCGGGCGTTTATCGAGCGCGAATTGCCGAATCTGCAACTGATTGGCCGCAACGGGATGCACCGCTACAACAACCAGGACCACGCGATGATGACGGGACTGTTGGCAGCCCGCAACATCGCCACCGAGGGCCGCTACAATCTCTGGGCGGTCAACGCCGATGCCCAATATCAAGAAGAAGTCCGCGAAGGGGAGGTAACAGGCCGCCTCGTTCCGGAGCGCCTGGGAAGCTAG
- a CDS encoding response regulator: MAKILVIEDEPVSRKLLRMVLSLAAHEVLEAQDGLSGMDLAARNQPDLIVLDLTLPHLDGWAVLARLREQGVTAPVVAVTGHALVGDRERILAAGFDGYMSKPIDVRTFNQALEAYLPC; encoded by the coding sequence ATGGCGAAGATACTGGTAATCGAAGATGAACCGGTGAGCCGCAAACTCCTGCGGATGGTCTTATCCCTAGCCGCTCATGAAGTGCTCGAAGCGCAAGACGGTCTGAGTGGTATGGATTTAGCGGCCCGCAATCAGCCTGATCTGATCGTACTGGATCTGACGTTGCCCCATCTGGACGGCTGGGCAGTACTGGCCCGCCTGCGGGAGCAGGGGGTGACAGCGCCGGTGGTGGCCGTCACGGGCCACGCTCTGGTAGGCGATCGCGAGCGGATTCTGGCGGCTGGTTTCGATGGATACATGAGCAAACCGATCGACGTGAGAACCTTTAATCAAGCGCTGGAGGCTTATCTGCCATGCTAA
- a CDS encoding DEAD/DEAH box helicase, translating into MAILHGNWVHQPPRAGFFLWAETWRQVPRRRKRDEQPAIHPYALDLAELLQHLSEQFPVLQLRTSKPASQTLVLPSTLENVLYSASPPPETGKVALEVWVVEGLWLDAPQAFELLLNVPLGSTDTSIGNDLRFWSQCARWVLDLMVRAKYLPSLEVHNGDGAVARWRPLLDSAGDQARLKDFAARLPDACRSATPEVAPVDLVRSFLEAVLDARVRALLSSEPPDPRTLPGGAVRPWLQALASPQPQLRACDAATVELSEILSSWEAPLRYQGRVRTGFVLEPPEGAERSWALNFKLRLGDDPAAPLLDAVQVWALPGDEQETFLAGLGLASRIFAPIERGLLVPQPERCTLSTPEAFQFLKAATWRLRESGFDVLLPDSLSEMGALRNRLGLKLEAVSGRNANVSPGLGMQSLLNFRWELSLGGQPISREQFERLAATAEPLVKVDSAWVELRPQDVRAARKFFETRQDQVGLSLEHVLRLGFGDAQTIAGLPIVNFDSSGPIQQLLETLTDQRKLKPIDEPPGFRGTLRPYQKLGVGWLSFLQQWGLGACLADDMGLGKTIEMIAMLLHLKARQELDGPVLLICPTSVMGNWEREVRKFAPELKVHVHHGARRPKGRNFVEMAARTNVVVSSYALVQRDSRDLKRVEWLGLVLDEAQNIKNPEAKQTQAIRELTARFRIALTGTPVENRLAELWSILDFLNPGYLGARNFFQRRFAVPIEKYGDRASANALRALVQPFILRRLKSDPQIIQDLPEKQETNVFCPLTAEQAALYERVVNESLTKIESSTGIQRRGAVLATLVKLKQVCNHPSHYLGDAEPLGERSGKLRRLEEMLEEVLADEERALIFTQFAEWGHLLQAHLSRQLGSEVFFLFGGTSKNQREAMIDRFQRDPQAPRIFILSLKAGGVGLNLTRANHVFHFDRWWNPAVENQATDRVFRIGQTKNVQVYKFVCTGTLEERISALIESKKALAEQVVSAGENWLSEMSTDQLRQLLVLDRSEIVDTDEGE; encoded by the coding sequence ATGGCGATATTGCACGGTAACTGGGTACACCAGCCCCCCCGCGCTGGGTTTTTCCTATGGGCAGAAACCTGGCGGCAGGTACCCAGGCGGCGCAAGCGCGACGAGCAACCGGCCATTCATCCCTACGCCCTCGATCTGGCCGAGTTGTTGCAACATCTGAGCGAACAGTTTCCGGTCCTGCAGTTGCGGACAAGCAAGCCTGCCAGCCAGACCCTCGTGCTGCCCTCGACCCTCGAAAATGTGCTCTACTCGGCAAGCCCACCGCCGGAGACAGGCAAGGTGGCTCTGGAAGTGTGGGTGGTGGAGGGGCTTTGGCTCGATGCGCCCCAGGCGTTCGAGTTGCTCTTGAACGTGCCTCTGGGGAGTACAGATACTTCGATCGGCAACGACCTGCGCTTCTGGTCGCAGTGCGCCCGCTGGGTGCTCGATCTGATGGTGCGCGCCAAGTACCTGCCCAGTCTTGAGGTGCATAACGGCGATGGAGCCGTGGCCCGCTGGCGGCCCCTGCTCGACAGCGCCGGCGATCAGGCGCGCCTCAAAGATTTTGCGGCTCGCCTGCCGGATGCCTGCCGCTCGGCGACGCCGGAGGTGGCCCCGGTCGATCTGGTGCGGTCATTTCTGGAAGCTGTCCTCGATGCGCGGGTGCGCGCATTGCTCTCAAGCGAGCCGCCCGATCCGCGCACGCTGCCGGGGGGGGCGGTCCGTCCCTGGCTGCAGGCGCTCGCAAGCCCCCAGCCGCAGCTAAGAGCCTGCGACGCGGCGACGGTGGAGCTATCGGAGATTCTAAGCAGCTGGGAAGCGCCCCTGCGCTACCAGGGCCGGGTGCGCACGGGCTTTGTGCTCGAACCGCCCGAGGGCGCTGAGCGCTCCTGGGCGCTGAATTTTAAGTTGCGGTTGGGAGACGATCCGGCGGCTCCCCTGCTCGATGCGGTTCAAGTCTGGGCGCTGCCGGGGGACGAGCAGGAGACGTTTTTAGCGGGACTCGGCCTCGCCTCGCGCATCTTCGCTCCGATCGAGCGCGGATTACTGGTGCCCCAGCCGGAGCGCTGCACCCTCAGCACCCCCGAGGCGTTTCAATTTCTCAAGGCTGCGACCTGGCGGCTGCGCGAGAGCGGCTTCGACGTGCTGTTACCCGACAGCCTCTCGGAGATGGGCGCGCTGCGCAACCGCCTCGGCCTCAAGCTCGAAGCGGTCTCAGGCCGCAACGCCAATGTCAGCCCCGGCCTCGGGATGCAGAGCCTGCTCAATTTTCGCTGGGAGCTGTCGCTGGGGGGCCAGCCCATCAGCCGCGAGCAATTCGAGCGGCTGGCCGCCACCGCCGAACCTCTGGTCAAGGTCGATAGTGCCTGGGTCGAACTGCGCCCCCAGGACGTGCGCGCTGCCCGCAAATTTTTTGAGACGCGACAAGATCAAGTCGGATTGTCGCTGGAGCACGTCCTGCGCCTGGGCTTCGGCGATGCCCAGACGATCGCGGGACTACCTATCGTCAACTTCGACAGTTCCGGCCCGATCCAGCAACTGCTGGAGACGCTCACAGACCAGCGCAAGCTCAAGCCCATCGACGAACCGCCTGGTTTTCGCGGCACCCTGCGCCCCTATCAAAAACTGGGCGTCGGCTGGCTCAGCTTCCTGCAGCAGTGGGGCCTGGGAGCCTGTCTGGCCGATGACATGGGCCTGGGTAAGACGATCGAGATGATCGCGATGCTGTTGCACCTCAAGGCCAGGCAAGAACTGGATGGGCCGGTGCTGCTCATCTGTCCCACCTCGGTGATGGGCAACTGGGAGCGGGAGGTGAGAAAATTTGCCCCCGAGCTAAAAGTGCATGTCCATCACGGGGCGCGGCGGCCCAAGGGCCGCAACTTCGTCGAAATGGCTGCCAGGACCAACGTCGTCGTAAGTAGCTACGCCCTGGTGCAGCGCGACAGCCGCGACCTCAAGCGCGTCGAGTGGCTGGGGCTGGTCCTCGATGAAGCGCAAAATATCAAAAATCCCGAGGCCAAGCAGACCCAGGCGATCCGCGAACTCACCGCTAGATTTCGGATCGCCCTCACCGGCACGCCGGTCGAAAATCGCCTTGCAGAACTGTGGTCGATCCTCGATTTCCTCAACCCCGGCTATCTGGGAGCGCGCAACTTCTTCCAGCGCCGCTTCGCGGTGCCCATCGAAAAGTACGGCGATCGCGCCTCCGCGAACGCCCTGCGCGCTCTGGTCCAGCCTTTTATCCTGCGGCGGCTCAAATCCGACCCGCAAATTATTCAAGATCTGCCCGAAAAGCAGGAGACGAACGTCTTCTGTCCGCTCACTGCCGAGCAGGCCGCCCTCTACGAGCGGGTAGTCAACGAGTCGCTCACCAAGATCGAAAGTAGCACCGGCATCCAGCGGCGGGGGGCTGTGCTCGCCACCCTGGTCAAGCTCAAGCAGGTCTGCAACCACCCGAGCCATTACCTGGGCGACGCCGAACCGCTCGGCGAGCGCTCCGGCAAACTGCGGCGATTGGAGGAGATGCTCGAAGAGGTCTTAGCCGACGAGGAGCGGGCCTTGATCTTTACGCAGTTCGCCGAGTGGGGCCACCTGCTGCAGGCGCATCTGAGCCGCCAGTTGGGTTCTGAGGTCTTTTTTCTGTTTGGCGGGACGAGCAAAAACCAGCGCGAGGCGATGATCGACCGCTTCCAGCGCGATCCCCAGGCACCGCGCATCTTTATTCTGTCTTTGAAGGCGGGGGGCGTCGGCCTCAACCTCACCCGCGCCAACCACGTCTTCCACTTCGATCGCTGGTGGAACCCGGCGGTCGAAAACCAGGCTACCGACCGCGTCTTTCGTATCGGTCAGACCAAAAATGTCCAGGTCTACAAGTTCGTCTGCACGGGCACGCTTGAGGAGCGGATCAGCGCCCTCATCGAGAGCAAAAAAGCCCTTGCCGAGCAGGTGGTGAGCGCCGGTGAAAACTGGCTCTCTGAGATGAGCACCGACCAGTTGCGGCAGTTGCTGGTGCTCGATCGATCAGAAATTGTCGATACCGACGAGGGAGAATAA
- a CDS encoding response regulator transcription factor has product MPCQILIVEDNPHLRSLLNWQLVQSGYAAHAVGTLAEGREWFNSNLLDLVVLDLQLPDGDGLDFCRWLRAQSDAYVLILSFRGSESEKVEGLKAGADDYLVKPFGMQEFLARIEALVRRLRARTPSTALQFGALQIDPVQRRVVLGDQAVELTPQEFSLLYVLAQRPGLPLTREDLLKLAWPAGIDNPRTVDTHVLTLRKKIESDPRHPRFIQTVRSIGYQFLIEPATYS; this is encoded by the coding sequence ATGCCCTGTCAAATCCTTATCGTTGAGGACAACCCGCACCTGCGTTCGCTGCTCAACTGGCAGCTGGTGCAGAGCGGCTACGCGGCGCACGCCGTCGGCACCCTGGCGGAGGGACGCGAGTGGTTCAACAGCAACCTCCTCGATCTGGTGGTGCTCGATCTGCAGTTGCCCGACGGCGACGGTCTCGATTTTTGCCGCTGGCTGCGCGCCCAGTCGGACGCCTATGTGTTGATTCTGTCGTTTCGCGGTTCAGAGTCCGAAAAAGTCGAAGGGCTCAAGGCGGGGGCGGACGATTATCTGGTCAAACCCTTTGGAATGCAGGAATTCCTGGCGCGCATCGAGGCGCTCGTCCGGCGGTTGCGCGCCCGGACGCCGTCTACCGCTCTGCAGTTTGGGGCGCTGCAGATCGACCCGGTACAGCGGCGCGTCGTGCTGGGCGATCAGGCGGTCGAACTCACGCCGCAGGAGTTCAGTCTGCTCTACGTGCTCGCCCAGCGGCCCGGATTGCCGCTCACCCGCGAGGATCTGCTCAAACTCGCCTGGCCTGCCGGGATCGACAATCCCCGCACCGTCGATACCCACGTGCTGACGCTGCGCAAGAAGATCGAATCGGACCCGAGGCATCCGCGCTTTATTCAGACCGTGCGCTCGATCGGCTATCAATTTTTGATCGAGCCTGCGACGTACTCTTAA
- a CDS encoding SWIM zinc finger family protein gives MSDLVKPGQEAAPKVFASQWWAQRWIDVLESFGWTQRLARGRNYARGGNVLAMEFQGSKVKAKVQGTAPAPYDVTLFLDRFSDEQWNEVIETLAGQAIFAAKLLAGEMPQNIEEAFIASGLSLFPFNKWDIHSNCSCPDSANPCKHIAAVYYLMGERFDQDPFVLFALRGRSRPQILQRLRELRGSKSPDNKESLAPVAEQPAVPPLESAHFWELRGDLDPSLVAIVPPPSQETVLDVLGPPPIEGAEPTVNFLKGAYTQARDWAMGAALGGS, from the coding sequence ATGAGCGATCTGGTCAAGCCGGGGCAGGAAGCGGCTCCCAAAGTTTTCGCCAGCCAGTGGTGGGCGCAACGGTGGATCGATGTGCTCGAATCGTTTGGCTGGACGCAGCGGCTGGCGCGGGGGCGCAACTATGCGCGGGGCGGCAACGTGCTTGCGATGGAATTTCAAGGCTCGAAGGTCAAGGCAAAGGTCCAGGGCACCGCCCCCGCCCCCTACGACGTGACGCTCTTTCTCGATCGCTTCAGCGACGAGCAGTGGAACGAGGTGATCGAGACGCTGGCGGGCCAGGCCATCTTTGCGGCCAAGTTGCTCGCAGGCGAGATGCCCCAGAATATCGAAGAAGCCTTTATCGCAAGCGGCCTCAGTCTGTTTCCCTTCAACAAGTGGGACATCCACAGCAACTGCTCCTGCCCGGATTCGGCCAACCCCTGCAAGCACATCGCTGCGGTCTACTACCTGATGGGCGAGCGCTTCGATCAAGATCCCTTCGTACTCTTTGCTCTAAGGGGCCGCAGCCGCCCGCAGATTCTCCAGCGCCTGCGCGAATTGCGCGGCAGCAAGAGTCCCGACAACAAAGAATCCCTCGCCCCAGTGGCAGAGCAACCGGCGGTCCCGCCCCTTGAGAGTGCGCACTTCTGGGAGTTGAGGGGCGACCTCGATCCGTCGCTGGTGGCGATCGTGCCGCCGCCTTCGCAGGAGACAGTCCTCGACGTGCTCGGTCCACCGCCCATCGAAGGGGCGGAGCCGACGGTCAACTTCTTAAAAGGCGCTTATACCCAGGCACGCGACTGGGCGATGGGGGCGGCTCTGGGCGGTAGCTAA
- the petE gene encoding plastocyanin encodes MKTVHVAIAAGLIALLSACGGGSSTSTTSSTTTTTTASTPEATTSAPTTTASAPASTTTSGGNVIKMGSDTGQLVFVPAKLTVKPGDKIVWEMNKAGPHNAVFDGTEPDAATAKAIAEPKLLNKPGDKIEVTVPANAKPGDYSYHCVPHKSAGMVGVITVAK; translated from the coding sequence ATGAAAACAGTGCATGTAGCGATTGCCGCCGGGTTGATTGCGCTGCTGAGCGCCTGTGGCGGCGGTTCCTCCACCAGTACGACAAGCAGTACGACGACCACGACGACAGCCTCCACCCCGGAAGCGACGACTTCTGCTCCGACGACGACCGCCTCCGCCCCAGCCAGTACGACCACGAGTGGCGGCAACGTAATCAAGATGGGCAGCGACACGGGCCAGCTGGTGTTTGTGCCGGCCAAGCTCACGGTCAAACCCGGAGACAAGATTGTCTGGGAGATGAACAAGGCCGGTCCCCACAACGCCGTCTTTGACGGCACCGAGCCGGACGCCGCCACCGCCAAGGCGATCGCTGAACCGAAGCTCCTCAACAAGCCCGGCGACAAAATCGAAGTCACTGTCCCGGCCAACGCCAAGCCCGGCGACTACTCCTACCACTGTGTGCCCCACAAGTCGGCAGGAATGGTCGGTGTAATCACCGTGGCCAAGTAA